In Falco rusticolus isolate bFalRus1 chromosome 11, bFalRus1.pri, whole genome shotgun sequence, the genomic window TCTGCAAAACCAGTTTCCACGGTATTTGATGTcttgctctgtatttttcacatGGGTTCATGAAGTAAAACTTCAAATCCTCCTTCAGGGCCGCCTCTTTTAGATCTAAATCTGACTGAGCCATCATATTTCTGCCATAAATAACGTTAATTAGAAATCAACAGAATGCTTTGACAGACAAGTTCCTCATATTGCAGTTTCACCTCTGCTCACCACACGACATAAAAGGTCTGTAACagtcttctgtttgttttacagcaaaatgcaagaaatttCCCTAAAAtcacatcatttaaaaaaaataaaaatcattcaaTCACATTAGATCAAAACACAACACTTACACAACTGTTTCTCAGGAAACAGGCATTAAATAAAAGGATCTGTAACGCTAATAGGTTTAAGAAAGAAAGGCATGTAGACTTGCTAAGCATTTCAAATAGAGCCACTGTTAACACATTTCTCTGAATAACCCACATTCTACCATGAGAAAAGGTGTCTTCAAGACAGAGCAACCAGAGCAGGCTTCACAGCATGCTTCTTTTATGAACACACACCTTTAAGGGCTAAACTCAtaggcatttatttatttaaatatctagGCATGTATAAATCCAACGAACAAGCACAGAGGACTTTTGTTATAAGCATCTTAAATCACTCTAAGTTTCCCCCTCTCAACTGAACGGGACATTGAAAAACTTTCCCCTTCTCCTAATCTTTTCAACCCTGTTTTCCAGTACCATAATTATCAGAACTTTCCTACTTCACACTAAGATCAGAACcaaacttgtaatttttttcccctccctctaCGTGTTAAGGTAGAGCAATCATATCTGAAACTGGCTACATTAGCCAATTATCAGCCCCATTTACCACCCAGAAAATTACTCCCCATGTTCTTAATTTTATAAAAGATAACATTTTCTCTCAAGgtcaaaaccaaaagcatttgaTTTCAAGTTTTCAGATGCATTCTTACTTCTTTGAGTCCTCACTTGTCTGAAGTATACAGGTATTTAAGCCCAAAGCGCAGACTGCAAAGCACATTTGATTTGCTAGAACAAGCTGTCTCACAAGGAGAGAAACGAGagttaaaaaacacagcaaagtcTACAGACGCTGTGATGTTTCCTCATAAGAGGAAgtgagaaaacaacaaaaaaagtattctaTTTTAACATTAGGAGTTCAAAGGTTATCTTGATTATACAGCCCTAAATCAATCATTCATGAAGATGACAGGTGGTgggctgatttttattttgagacagtttcaagaaaaacaaactgcagaGTACATCCCTATTtaaatttatcattaaaaacatACTGAACTAGTTTTAATAACGTTTCAGATataaacactttgaaaaatttAAAGACCTCTGACAGAAAAGCACATGATATAGCTGTGAGTGTCTAAGGAAACTGGTACATATGTACTTAAGTCCCGCACCGACACCCAAAGACAGCACTGCTCCTGTACCAGCTTCTCTTGAACAGGCAGAAGCATTTTCGTGGGTACACAGCAAACAGCACCTAACCCAAAGCAAAAGTCATAGCAGTaggtgggaaagaaagaggaaatggaGCAGGTTTAACCTGGATCTGGTCAGTATTTACAGCATGAAGGTATGACACAAGAACCACTCCAGGACCTGGGCAAAACCCTCCCCTAAGCTTCTAATAAAAGCACATCAGAACTGACAGAACTTAATAAATACATCAACCAAACTTTATAGCAAACACTGTTTCCTTTGATattcaaatacatttcacagaagATGAGGTTTTTTCCAAAGTTGGCTTTCAAGCCCctacagctattttaaaaacttgatgCTGAACAATAACAATACTTCCACTTTTACACAACCCTCACTTTAACTTTACAGGCTAGGGATTATTTCCACTGATGTCTTTAGCTTCCTTTATTAATTAGCTGTAGAAACTGTGAGTAGGAAGTTCAGCCAAGGAAAGCAACATACTTTTTCAACTTAAGATGAAGAGATTCAAGCCTGTATCACTGTTGGACTTTGTCTTCAAATAAAGAACAGGCATTCTCTGGTATAGTATTTAACAAATAATTCATTTGGCAATAGGTGAGATATGGCAATTGTTTTCCACTCCATTTGCTTCCAGGATAGATTCAAAATAACATCCGAACAAAGTACATTAAAACTGCAGAACTAGAAATGTCAACCAAAGTATTAAGGCAGCTAAAAAACTCGCAGTGATTAATGGTGACTTACTACATTTACTAACATCTAGCTCTACCAACTGCTTATTAGCCTAATCATCTAAAAATAATCCAAAGCACCTAGCTCAAGACAGAGTAACGGAGCAATTTGATTCAGACACTGCACTGTAATTAACATTGCTCAACAGGTTTCCATAGCACATTTTGTAAAGCACTGATACAAGCAAGTTTTGTGAATGCAGACCAGAGCTACTATGCATGCTTAAATACATATCTAAATGTCATCGAGTTGTGTGTTACAGATAGTAATTGTTACTAATTCAATTCTAAAAGCTGCATTCCTATAGCCACCACTGCATTGCAATACCGTATCTGGTAAGAAAACCTACTGTTCGGCTAACATGTTGCAGTGAGGCACTTTAAGCTCAGTGTTCTATTGAAGAAAGATGTGCTTCAACAGCAATGACTACGACTTACAGTTACCTACTTCGGAAATACGCTTTCAATACGTAGCTCTTCACCTAGCAGAAAAAAGCACCATTGAATCAAGTGGCTAAAAAGCCACAGAGCATAGATCcgcttttaaaaagaaaaaaaaaaaaaaggtaaatgagCAATTCAGTAGAGGAGCAACACTAACAGTGTCCGTCAGAGCTCCGTATTAACGACACTTACCTGCTTGAGCTCTAGGTCTTAAAGAGGTATTAAccagatgggggggggggggtggaaaaaGATATCAAGAGAGTCACTGAGCTGAGTTCTACACATGAGACCGGGCAACCCCAGCTGCACCTTCACCGTCTTTCGCCAAGTTCAGGACTCGCCAGGGGCGGGCATCGCCCAGCGCTCTCTGCAGCGCGCCCCAAGAACGCCGAGGGACCCCCTCCCCGCCGAGGCTGCACCCCCACCGGCAGCGGGCAGGGCCCAGGGCACCCGCAGCTCCCCCGGGCCCGCGGGACGCACCgagccccggggggggggggggggggggggaaggcaggacCGACCCTGTGCGGCGGAGGTAGAGCCCGGCTCGGCGGTAACGGCCCCGGCTGGCGGCCCGCCCGGCTCCCCTTCGGAGGGCACCGCGGGAGCCCCGCGCCACCCGCCCCCGGTGCCGTTACCGCGGTCCCGCACGGCCGCCGtgccccgcccgcgccccggggcgccccgctcccgctccccggGCGCGCTGAccccggcgggcagcgccgcgcccTCCCGCCCCGCTCACCCGCTGGCGGCGGCGCGCCCGCCGGGCAGGTACTTCAGGGAGATCTCCatggggccgggggcgcggggctgcggcagACCCTcggcggcggggagccggcGCCGCCACCCGAGCGGCCTGGGCCGGGCAGCCCCGTCCCACCgcccgccagccccgcgcccggccgcgccgcctTTATGGGGCCCGGGCGGAGGAGGGCGCCCCGCCGGCCACGTGCCTGCGCCCGGCCACCGCAGGTGGGGCTGCcgcggccccctccccccccgcagccccgctccctccgcagcagccccctccccccccgcagccccgctccctccgcagcagccccctccccccgcagcagcccccctccccccggagcagccccctcccccccccgcagcagcccccctcccccgcagcagcagccccctccccccccgccgcagccccgtccccccccgcagcagcccccctcccccgcagcagcccccctcccccgcagcagccccctccccccgcagcagccccctcccccccgcagcagcagcccccctcccccgcagcagcccccctcccccgcagcagcccccctccccccccgcagcagcccccctccccccgcagcagccccgcTGCGCGGGCGCCGGGCGTGGGgcgcgggggccgcggggcgggtGCGGGGCCGGATCGGCTGCCACGGGGCTGGTGGCTCTGCAGGTCCGCAGGTCCCTCCGGGGACGTGCTGTAACGGGGTTAATGCAGACCCGCGTGTCCCCATCTCCAACGCGGGCTCATAAGGGGCCGCgctgcagcccccggcccgcggcgggTGGCCCCGTGGCGCTGCCGGCCTGCGCTCGATGGATGCTGCCCGTGGTAACAGTCACGTTGTttaaggaagaagaaggaacaAAAGCCCAAACAAACATCAATGTGCAGTGACAAAATGAGCAGCAGGAGCGTGTGTCGGCTCGTGCATGGAAGTTTTCATAAGGCTTTCTCCGAAGCATCTGGTGTCAGCCACTGCCTCAGGCAGGAAGATGCTCCCAACAGGTGCGATCACAGTTTTGGTcttgcacagcagcatctgtttTTCCCATCCTCTGCCAGAGATAAATTAATGcctttccatatatttttttttatcagaaagGTATGACCATATCTggacttttatttcttcctcttttgcaTGCACGCTCTTTACCTTGAGAATATGCTTTGGTCCAACATGGAAACTGGTAGTTAGAAAAAAGTATGGCCCCcacctctttcttcccctcGGTGTAATTTCATTCTGTTAAGAGATCTGAGCTCTGCTGAAAACAAGAAGTTCTCACTACCTGAGCATATGCAAAACATTGGCATGGAAATGAGCCTTGGTATGAAAACAGCTATTACCCAAGTTTAGGCCCCTGCATCTTATTTTCATGAGGAAATACTGACTATCAATACTTTTCAGGCAACTCTTTCCAGAGACCAGTGAGAATCAGAACAAAGGAATTCTCTTACCCCTCCACACCTTCTTGGGCAACACTGAAAGCCCTGTTTTCCATAGGATGGTGTTTTTAGGCATAATGAGTTTATCTGATGCTTTATCTACTTCTTTGCTCTCCCCACCTGCATTTTACAGTTCTGTCTGTGTCTGCTTAATTGTATCAGCATCAAGATACTGATGTCTCCAGGACGCAGCTTTACATGCCTTTCTAGCATTACTGAAGTTGAGATCACTGATACCGTTGAAGTCACAAGGTTTGTTTTAGAATAAGATCGTTGTCACACTTCTTGGTTCTTGGCTATGCAAGGCCATAACCAGCACATCATATATTGACATGAAATAAGATCAAAAAGCTCCACGACCACGCAGGCAACAGCAGCAACCACAGATCTCCTGGctgaggagctgtgctgcacctCAAATGCAGCCAGTAGGctagaaaacacagcactgactGGTGAGGTCTCAGGTGAGCAAAATACTCAGGCAAATGAAAATCCGGAACACTGAGGATCAAGCAGGTCAAAAAACCGGACAGCAGGCGCTTAAATTGCCAGCAGCACTACTGAGGCAAATAATACATGTCTGAGTGTCTGGTTTTCTTGAAGAATGAAATATAGATAGGTGTCAGATAAGTAATAcaagcagcatttatttttccagtcagAACAGGGCATTTTGAGCAGGTGTAAGCCAGGAACCTTTCAGGGTATTGCTCTTCTTTCCCCCATGTAACAGCCTGCACCCGTGGCCAGAAATATGCAATTGCTGCTCTGTTAACCTGTTAAGCAGTTgtcccttcttttccttccacacCATCCTATCCTAGACTTTACATATCCTTCTACTTTTAGATAGCCCTCCCTCCTGGCTTCACACTGTGACCCTGCCCATTACTGTTTGGCATTCCTGATAGTGTTGAAAGTTGCCTTTCATCAACTCTTTCCTCCCCAAACCTACACAACGGTCAGCAATGCTCAATTAAAAGCCGTGCAGTCCAGCAGAAGTAGTAGAGTGTGGGTTTCCACTGAATTTCTGCACCTCAGTTGATTGACTTTTTAGCTGTAGCACAAGCACAGGTCATCACTTAAAGACCCTTAGCACAGATTgcactgcaaaacaagcttCACAGTGAAGTTTGCCCTTCAGGCAACACAAACCAGTCTTCAGTGGAAGATTTCTCCTATTAGGAGTTGAAAGAATCTATACATGGTATCCTTTTCTACTTTGGCATCACCCATGATAGCTTTCCATGCATTATGCTCACAATGCAGGCTTCTATTGTGGTTTCTCCCTGCTTCTGTAAAACTTTGTAAGAATTTGATATTTTAGAGCTCTCTCAAATTTTGTTGAAATTTGTTGCCATTTTCCTAAGTTAACAGTCATCAAGCATATGCTCTGCCTCTTTTTTAAGTGAAATGAGACTACTACTTGCCTTATAACTTGTTGGCAAACAAAGTATTCCATACCTGTTTACAAAATGCACCTGCATTTTGAGCAGACTATTAATCTTAGCTTTCTCTTAACTCTGTGTGAGAAAGCCTTGCTAAGAAGTCAGCCTTCTGCATTTCAGGGATCCTAAAGTGCTTGCCATCCTTGTCAGAATTTCTTTCACAAACTATTTTAATACAACAGTGATGTGCACATTATATATTGAGCGTTGTTGGAGATCCATAAGGAGTTTAATGtgtcaacagaaaatgcagtcaCTTAATAATTGCTTTCTGAGGCAAGATTGCCTTGAATCTCCTTGAAAAGCTTCAATCTTAGGGACTGTTGGAAGACAAGGACCTCAATACAGGAAACTTTCAGGTAATGTGAATAATCTGTTCTGCCTACACCTTGCACTTAGTTTGCTTTGCTGACTTTGAACTTCGTGCAATGTACAGGACCATTTTTAGTGTAAGGTTTAATACTTGCTTATTTGTTTCTATAGCAAACTGAAATGCTGTTAAACAGGATCAGCTGGGAACAAGTCCTTACCAGGGTCCACAGGAACTATCCTGACTACAGGAAACACAAGTTCGCACACTCTCCACACACTGTTTCATGCCAGCAATTGCATATTGCTcttaacaaataaataaataaataaataaagcgCTCCTATATTCCTCTATTAACCTGGCAACATATTTACTCTTAAGATGGATACTGACGCACACAATACTTAATGCAGCTGAAAGTGTTTATTGTAGCACATTTATAATGTGTAAACCTTCAGAAAGAACATGATTAGTGTCCTCCACCTTTGTGCACAGCATTATACGTTGTCACACACAGCTATAGGAATGTTGCTCACAAATGCAAGTTATCTAAAACATGCTTCCCTTTGGTTTTCTATTTTGCTCCCAGAGTGAAAAGACTATAGAAAATAAGGCATCCACTAAATGGTATCATACTCAACAAAGTATATAAACTAAGTTGTCAAAACTGAACTTTTATAAGATCTAATGTTTCAGACAGCTACTAACAGTACCAGGTTATTAGGTTGGTGGGAAACATCCAATTTCTAAAGTGTGGACAGAGATGATGCTCAGAGATGTATCTTCTGTGTATTTGACTTAGTTTGCACTTCAGGTTAATGCCTGTGATACTGAGTGCTAGGTTGGTGTTCAAAGTTGCAGTTGTCCAGCGCTGTTTCTACTTACAGTTGAAAGTTACTGCATTTCTAATCTACTCATAATCTAGCCAAGTCTCTGAACACATACAGCTTTTTAATGCCCTTTGCATTCTAGTGCAATTTAACTGAGGAAACAAATAGAacaaagctaataaaaaaacaaccccccaaaacccctgAACTAGCAGTGAGAGTGCCTAATCAGAAAGACTTGAAGTTTATCATAAGCTTCTTCCACAGGGTTACactgtttttcaagaaaagcaaattcagtCTTTAGGTATAAGGTCTTCCACCAGCTCCACTGTCCAGTTCTTGCTATGTGTGCTGCTTTAAAGCCTCCATGACACAATCCCACAACCCATCAAATATGTTAACTACAACCTgtacaggaaaggagaaagaagttgTCAGGGGCGTGCATCAAAATAATAGTTTCATTATACAAGGAgccttaaaaatgcatttgaactATTTAATTACTAATGTGACATGCACTGGTAAGAAACTCCTATGAACcaccataaaatattttgaacatgTGAAAGAATTAAGAGAAGCCTTGTGTGTCCTGTAGGACCGTATGACTATTTTAAGGAGCAGAAGCCCTAGAACAGGTAATGCAACATTCTGCTGAAGGTACTTATTTATTCCTGCAGATGATTTGTTTCAAAGTAAAACCGAAAGACCACTGTACAGAGCTAATGGAGCAATGGCCAGTATTCAAAGGTAACTGCAAAGTCAGCCCCTGGTCTAGCTTCTAGAGAAAGAAACACACCAtttccagatgaaaaaaatcttttaacacTAACATGCATATGGTAGGAGGCATGCATGTGGATCGAGGCATTTGGTACCAGGATAAAAATCATCAAAGAGCAGGTAATCCATTTAGGAAACAAGGCTCTGAAACAAGGCACTTAAATGCCTACAGCTCTTTTCAAGTCCAGGGTGCTGCTGGATGCCCAATGGTCCTGAAGAAAATTGCTTGAAAGTAaccaaattttccttttcaaatgttCTTCTAGAGTCCCGTGCCTCACAGTCAGTGGGAAAAGCATTAGTATTACATCCCCATCCTGTCCCAGCTCACGCTGGGTTTCTTACCTGGTTAAACTGAGAGGTGtgtgcagaaaaggaaatattaacaCGCCCATGCCCTTTACCCAGGAGCAAGATGCCCTGCTCTGCTTCGTCCGACACTTCCATCTCCAGTAAGGCACTCAGTCAGAACAGTGGCTCTCTGCTCTGGACTGGCTCACAGCAGGCTCTGTTGTCTCCCTATTCCAAAATACGTCCCCATCTCCTTCCCCTCATAAATATATTCTGTGTGGCATATAACAATATAGCACACCAGAAAAGTCCAATACAAGGAGCTACAAATACCTTTGATCTTTTCAGTCaagctgcaaatatttcaaGGCTTCCCCACCAAGGGAGCCTTCAGCAAGCAAGACTCAGAGTTGCTGCCAGCCAGGTTAAATATAAACCACATATCCTGCAAGCAGTATTCCTGAAGGAACAAAACTTCAAGTAACTGAAGCATTAAGCTCTCCACAGCGAAAGTTAGGCAATGCTTTTCCAAGTGTTTTGGTAGTATCTTAAATTGCATGCTGTCTTAAAACCTTGGCAAGCTGATTTTGTCTCTAAGTTTCAGGCCTTCTACCATTTAAGTTGGGACACCTTACTGCACGTTATCACTAAAAAGTGGGTGAGAAGACACTGAATGAGTTCTGCAAGTTCTGCCTATTACAGTGAGCACAGGAAGTGTTAATGCTTACACATTATACATATGGGGTTCCCAAGTTACTGGATATATTACCTAACTTTCTGTACTGTTTTCATGTTAAGGGATTCTTGATTTAAAAGTACCCTAACCTCTCCTAAGGAGTTTGTTGGCTGCAGGCATTTTGCTAAAGTGCTCCATTCTAGAGCATTAGAAGTAGTTTGGGACATTTTTTTAGGGGGAGGTGGGCGTGGTATCCACTCCACTCCCCAAAATTTAAGTACTCTTCATAAACATTATACCAGGGACATTTTGTGGTGGGTTGCTTTTGCATATACCTTAATGTCTAATTTTAATATAGGTACATACCATTACAACAACAGAAGAGAGATGCAGAACTCTCCTCCTCTAACCTGTACCTTCCAGAGTTTGGTAAGTCTTTGCACTGAGATATAAATCTCTGAAGTTCTGTCTCCGGAAAGCCGTCTTGCTGGTAGTGCTAAAAATTGACATTTAGTTAAACATTTAACAAAGCTAAAACACACAACAATCCACATCCTCCCCAGACCACTTTTCAGATGTTGCTCTAGCCTGAAATCAGAGGATTCACAGAACAAAATATgaagttactgctttttgtCGATATTTAGCTTCTGTCAGAGCAGGAAATCAGACAGGCTTGtaagaaaactgaagcaggGAGGGATTAAAAACCTGTCTTCATCACTCTACAGCCTCAAGAGTAGCCATTACATTTattcttaatgcatttttacTGCAAACAAAAAGTAAGAGTCCATGCTTACCTTGACAGTTTCATACGTATCTGTAATAAGTGCAATGAAGAGACTCAGCACCATATAGATGAACAGACTGATGAAGGAGTAGAGGTAGATCCTACTGAATAACCAAACCAAGTAacttttctgctgcatttttgcaaAGGTGGCAAACATGTCATCTCCATTGATCAATGAAAAAAGGCATTCGGAAACCATGTTCAAAGAACGAAACtagagaggagggaagaagacaAGTACATCCATCGCCACTTTATTTGGATCCAAAGACTGTACATAACACAAAGAAGATACACAGCTGATGACTGGCTGCCTCAGATCTCTTTTTACATCCAGGGTATGACAAGGTggaaacagtaaaacatttgAGGAATGTAAACATGCACATTCAATTCAGGCAAGccaatttaacttttaaaagggATAAGGATAAAATCTCCAAAGCTTTAGTCTGACACCAGGGTTCTGcaagatgaaaattatttctcaaaatacCAGCATGTGATTGGGAGTCACAGCAGCTTCCACTTCTGACTCAGAGCTTTCATAACTCAAGGAAAGTCAGATTGAGTCATGGAAGTCAGACTCCtcaaacaaagcagcagcatcatGTTGAAGATGCACTATTTTTATATTAAGGGAAGCCTTGACATGTAAACTTAGAAGACAACAGCAGTAATCTCTCATTTGTTTGGAATCCATTCTGTTATTCAAGTTGTCTTTTTTCATGTTAAGTATATTACCTTCACATGGTACGGTCCCAGTACAATCCATCCACAGAAACAATAGCCCAGGTAGATCATAGCAGCACAACAGCAGAACCTCATTACATTGGGTAATGCTGCTCGCAGTGTTAAGATGAGAAGCTGCACAAAGCAATGCAAACCGTTAGAATTCAACCAGACGTCTCTTCCAGTCCTCTTATAGcaacaaacagaataaataccAACAGCATGAAGATCTCAGGAGATCCTTACATTATACTTCTGAAAGAAACCTAGGTAGCGAATGACTCCAAGCCACACAAGCATAGTGGATGTTCCTAGGAGTATGCTACAGACATCATAACTTGTCAGACTctaaaaaacagaaggaaaaaagaaatcaaatattaTAACAACTGACAGGCTCTACATTGTGACTCTCATTACTACAAAGATCTGTTAAGAAACATTGTTCCCCCTGGCAATctcttccattaaaaattagtttcagGCAATGTACATTAAAGAGCAGAAGTCCCACCAAAGAGCAAGGGCACTTTCAAGTGTAACTCATTTCACTTGCCTTTACATAGAGCAGTTTGTAAATAGCCTCTGACAAGACAAGCCTCATTTGGAAGACCTAGAGGGCAGCTGCACTGCAGGTACAGAGCCACCCCTCTGTGCCTGTCTCACTGGGACCTGCAGAATGGCACTGCAAACTATGCTGCTTCCAGACCCGTGGCAACTGCTTCTGGAATCTGCATTGACAGATTCCCCAGAGCTCAGGAATCTCTCCACTGCATCCCAACGGACCGTGTAGACATGACTTTAGAACCGCAGAGCAAAGAAGGTTCTTCCAGTACATAGGcaaagcaggttttaaaaaatagcatgaCTTGTCAGCAAAGCTCAGATAAACACTAAGGAGGATCTTGTTAGGTAGCCAGGAACTGTGAGGTGTAGAAAGTTATCAAGGACAAGACTAATTAGCTTCTAATTAATTCTAACTGGaacttcatttatattttattggCACTtcactggtttttttccacctgtaCACACTGGCCTGTTTCCATTTGAGTTAGCATATACCCTGTTCCCtgaactgcagctctgctctgaaacaGATCATGCCAGCTTACTTGAATAAGTTCTTactattttgtgtttttattcCTCTACGAGTTGGCTAATCTTTTATATCAGCGTAATTCATTTACAGCTTGACAAAACACAACTTTAGGCTACTTTAATATGAACTCGTTATTCAGCCACTGGTTTTCACACAGTAATATGGAACAAAATCTTGTTCTTATGGTCCACAAGTCTTGCAAAATTAAGTGAAACGTACCTGTAGAGAAGAGTTTTAGTAAAATTCTCtcttagaaaaataacatacataaataaatgtatttatatatatataagataCCGGAATCCCAAATGCAGGATCTTACTCCAGTCTTGTTCTCgtcttctcttctcccaaaGCAGGATGGAGTTACCTCTTATCTTAGCCAACTTCCTCATAGCTTCTTTCTATTCCTAAGATCTGAGTTTATAGTTCCTAAGGTAAGATAAGGCAATTTGTACAGGGTGTTTATGATCGTCAAGCTGTCACCAGATGGATTTCAGACCCATCCCTTCATCACTACTGTCCAAAGTCTGCGGTGTTGCAATGTCACACTTCAAAGTCTGCTACAGATTCGGTGAAGAACAACATTATCTAAATATTAGAGTGCCTCAGCATAGcatattgtaataatttttcttccctaattCTGGCTGCACATTATATGTtttagaaagactttttttctataTCAAGTTTATTCTAGAAATGGAAGGCCCAGAACCTGGCTGTGACTGACCATTATGTACATGCTGGTAACCAGAagctggaaaggcagcaaagtGATGTTTAGGAGAGAGTCTCTGTGCTAGTTAGACACTAGTTAAATGGGGAACAGAAATTTAAatgctaaattttaaaaaatccatcaaaCAAGCAAATATAAGTGGTCCTAAATAGGCAGGAGAGGAAGTCCACAGTCTTAACTTTCAGAGATGAAGTTCAGTTTATTCCTTGGAGTCACAAAGGAGCAATGATAATTGTAAGTATAATAACTAGTGATATCTGGAGTTTTTAAATCTCACAACTGGAAACTACACATTTCAGTTATAATTCCAGAGGAGAAGATAggagttttaaaatttcatgccACTCAGAATCAAGTATAGATGGCCTGAAGTCCTCCGAGATATTTAAACCTAGCTGGGACAGAAACAATCAGTTTTGCTTCCACCTGACAGTATGAAAAGCTTACCTTGGCTTGTATCTCCATCTTTAGAGTTGATCCAGCAATAGTTAGGACATCACTAATCATAATCAGGATATACCACCCATTGACAAATTCCATTTGATCACTGAAAGATACTTCTTTCTTATAATAATATAGGAAAAAGCTTACAAATTCCtaggaggaaggaagaaataaaaaatttaatgaGACTAAAACAAGATGTGAAGGCTTCCCAAGGAAAGAGTTATACCCACCCTTTGGAGCTGAACTCCTTTAACCACTGATCGTGTGCAAAGGACCAAGGAAGCCAGACAAGTCAATATCACAAAAGCATCGAAGATCATCATGTAATGAGTGTTCTTTTGTACTGCAAGGACAAAAATGTACATGTTTATAGT contains:
- the MCOLN3 gene encoding mucolipin-3 isoform X4, with the protein product MENPEAAVSSCSAYDDENLCSYKQHLSVSQEGLLEDQLRRKLKFFFMNPCEKFWARGRKPWKLGIQLLKIAMVTVQLVVFGLSNQMVVAFKEENTVAFKHLFLKGYTDRMDDTYAVYTQTDVYDQIFFAINQYLQLPNISIGNHAYEKKGAEETPLAVCQQFYKRGIICPGNDTFDIDPEIVTDCLYIEPTSPLDSTTVGKHNLNFTLDFHRLVTVQLMFNLKAINLQTVRHHELPDCYDFSLRIVFDNKAHSGRIKISLDNDIAIRECKDWHVSGSIQKNTHYMMIFDAFVILTCLASLVLCTRSVVKGVQLQREFVSFFLYYYKKEVSFSDQMEFVNGWYILIMISDVLTIAGSTLKMEIQAKSLTSYDVCSILLGTSTMLVWLGVIRYLGFFQKYNLLILTLRAALPNVMRFCCCAAMIYLGYCFCGWIVLGPYHVKFRSLNMVSECLFSLINGDDMFATFAKMQQKSYLVWLFSRIYLYSFISLFIYMVLSLFIALITDTYETVKHYQQDGFPETELQRFISQCKDLPNSGRYRLEEESSASLFCCCNGMYLY